A single window of Watersipora subatra chromosome 11, tzWatSuba1.1, whole genome shotgun sequence DNA harbors:
- the LOC137408703 gene encoding kinesin-like protein KIF21B — MDPPHYDGVQCLAHRQDILFSGSRDMRIKKWNLSEPSSQPQSVNGAHKDWITDMCMLPDNDILLSCCRSGTVKIRSNETCQQLNEVRAHSLAVNSMATNRSNLFTASSDCTIRIWWMDPHKLYSS; from the exons ATGGACCCTCCTCACTATGATGGTGTTCAATGTCTCGCGCATCGTCAGGACATCCTTTTTAGTGGTTCTCGGGATATGCGTATCAAAAAATGGAACCTCAGTGAACCCTCTTCTCAACCACAG TCAGTTAATGGCGCCCATAAGGACTGGATCACCGACATGTGCATGCTACCAGATAATGACATATTGCTAAGCTGCTGTCGCTCTGGCACTGTGAAGATTCGGTCAAACGAGACTTGCCAGCAGCTAAATGAAGTGCGTGCTCATTCATTAGCCGTCAACTCTATGGCTACCAACCGCAGCAATCTCTTTACTGCCTCTAg TGATTGCACGATAAGGATCTGGTGGATGGACCcacataaactatacagttcATAG